One region of Armigeres subalbatus isolate Guangzhou_Male chromosome 3, GZ_Asu_2, whole genome shotgun sequence genomic DNA includes:
- the LOC134221295 gene encoding protein farnesyltransferase/geranylgeranyltransferase type-1 subunit alpha codes for MAEGNSSDEEFPDDWILYAKRPEWSDVEPLKQDDGDNPVVMIQYSEKFNDVFSYLRAVISKQEKSVRALGLTQDAARLNAANYTVWQYRRDILKALNFNLYDELDYIEGVIEDNPKNYQVWHHRRVIVEWLNDPSKELELTENILNMDAKNYHAWQHRQWAIKTYDLFEDELQYVDRLISEDMRNNSAWNERFFVLKHTGFSAEVLEREINYVMNRIRLIKNNESPWNFLRGLLQQGDGKLGQFPEIVDFCEDLYSSGIRSPYLLAFLVDLYEEKYFEAKEAGNNSNEYKTQVQDLCESMATQHDKIRCKYWRYIAENFKRKIDGEETSNGL; via the exons ATGGCGGAAGGAAACAGCTCGGACGAGGAGTTCCCCGATGATTGGATTCTGTATGCAAAGCGCCCCGAATGGAGCGACGTTGAACCGCTGAAGCAGGATGATGGTGACAATCCGGTCGTGATGATTCAGTACAGCGAGAAAT TCAACGACGTATTCAGCTACTTGCGGGCTGTCATTTCCAAGCAGGAAAAATCGGTCAGGGCACTCGGACTTACGCAAGATGCAGCCAGACTGAATGCGGCCAACTACACGGTGTGGCAGTACAGAAGGGACATCCTGAAAGCGCTGAACTTCAACTTATATGACGAACTGGACTACATCGAGGGGGTGATCGAAGACAATCCGAAAAACTACCAGGTTTGGCATCATCGGCGCGTGATTGTCGAATGGCTGAATGATCCGTCGAAGGAGTTGGAGCTGACGGAGAACATTCTGAACATGGATGCGAAGAATTATCACGCCTGGCAGCATCGCCAGTGGGCTATCAAGACTTATGA CCTCTTCGAAGATGAGTTGCAGTACGTGGACCGTCTGATCTCGGAAGATATGCGTAATAATTCGGCATGGAACGAGCGGTTTTTCGTGCTCAAACATACGGGTTTCAGCGCAGAAGTCCTGGAGCGGGAGATTAACTACGTCATGAATCGCATACGCCTCATCAAGAATAATGAGAGTCCGTGGAATTTTCTACGTGGCCTGCTGCAGCAAGGCGACGGTAAACTGGGCCAATTTCCGGAGATTGTTGATTTCTGTGAGGATTTGTACAGCTCCGGCATTCGTTCGCCATATTTGTTGGCCTTCCTGGTTGATCTGTACGAGGAGAAGTATTTCGAGGCAAAGGAAGCCGGTAACAATTCGAACGAGTACAAAACGCAAGTGCAGGATCTTTGCGAATCGATGGCAACCCAGCACGACAAGATTCGGTGCAAGTATTGGCGGTATATCGCTGAAAACTTCAAGAGGAAGATCGATGGCGAGGAGACTAGCAATGGATTGTAA